The genomic interval TCAAGAGGTGCTAGAACATATTACTTTTTTATTTAAAGAGTATGTAAAAAAACCATTGTTAGAAGCAAACAAAACACAGGCAGAAGTGCCTAGTAAAGCAGAGGTGTTGCTCAATCGGTTTGGGACGGCACCTGGAATGTGGTTAGTTAAGGGTAACACGATTTTCGTTTCTATGCCGGGAGTCCCTCATGAGATGAAAGGTATAATGACAAACGAAGTTTTGCCTAGGCTTCAAGAAAAATGTAAGCTTCCTTTCATACTTCATAAAACTTTTCTAACCTACGGAATGGGTGAAAGTGCAATCGCAGAGCGCATAGAAGCATTCGAAAGTGATTTACCTCCATCTATTAAACTTGCTTATCTTCCATCTCTTGGAAAAGTACGTTTGCGATTATCTTCTAAAGGAAGTGATCAAGCATTACTAAGCAAGAATGTAGAAGAACAGTGTGAAAAACTATTGCCGCTGATATCAGATATTTTTACGGGATACGAAGATGAAGGTGAATTTGAAGAGGTAATAGCTAATTTGCTAATTGCACAAGGTAAAACACTTGCAATAGCAGAAAGCTGTACGGGTGGTAATCTTGTAGAACGATTTACCTCACATCCCGGAGCTTCTAAATATTTAAAAGGAAGTCTGGTTACCTATGCGACACAATCTAAAATTGATATTTTAGGTGTTGATGCAGCAATTATTGAAAAGCATTCTGTTGTAAGCAGTCAGGTTGCAGAGCAAATGGCGGCAAATGCTCGCAAATTATATAAATCTGATATTGCTATAGCCACTACAGGTAATGCGGGTCCAACTAAAGGAGACTCTGACGTAGAGGTTGGAACTATATATATAGGCATTGCAACAAAAGATAAGGTGCAGAGCTATCATTTTATGATGGGCAATCATCGAGAACGAGTGATTGGAAAAACAGTAAATAAATCTTTGGAGCTTTTAAAAGCCCTTCTGATAAAGAAATAACATAGGAGTAAGTACGCTTTCGCGAAAGCGAATAATAGAGTTGTATATCTATCTATTAGTAAGATAGATCATGTCCTAGTAAAATAAACAGTAAAAAACTGTAAATAAGTTTTGCAGTGACTTATAAAATTGCGTATTTTTGCACCCTGTTTTGAAATAACTATATAAAGTTTTAGTAATGTCTAGAGTTTGTGAGCTTACAGGTAAGAGAGCGATGGTAGGAAACAATGTTTCTCACGCTATGAACAAGACCAAGCGTAAATTTAACGTGAATCTTGTAAAAAAACGTTTTTACCTTCCAGAAGAAGATAAATGGGTCACTTTAAAAGTGTCTACATCTGCTTTAAAAAATATCAATAAAAAAGGAATTGATGCCGTGATTAAAGAAGCACGTGCAAAAGGTTTCTTAACTAAATAATCCCATAAAGTAAACCGAGATGGCAAAGAAAGGGAACAGAGTTCAAGTAATACTAGAATGTACAGAGCATAAAGCAACTGGGCAACCAGGTACGTCTAGATATATCACGACAAAAAATAAAAAGAACACTCCAGATCGTATGGAGTTGAAGAAATTCAACCCTGTACTTAAGAAAATGACTGTTCATAAAGAAATTAAGTAAGTTATGGCAAAGAAATCAGTAGCATCTTTACAGACAGGATCTAAGCGTTTAACAAAAGCGATTAAAATGGTAAAGTCTCCAAAAACTGGAGCTTACACATTTGTTGAGTCAGTAATGGCTCCAGACTTAGTAAACGATTTCTTAGCTAAGAAATAAGTTTATATTCTAAGATATTGAAAGCCTGCTTCATCATATGAAGCGGGTTTTTTGTGTTTTAATGTGATTTTATTTGAATGCGTATATTAGTTGTAGTCTTAATAATTTGAGGTGTCATCTTTATAACCATCTCTAGCAAGTAGAGAGGCTTTTCAATGTAAAGAGTAGAGCTTTTTGTTTACTTAGAGAAGTTGATCAACATGCTTATTTTAGTTAGAATCATAGTCCGTTTTAAGTGCAGTTATATTAAAATATAATAAAGGCTCTCCAATCTAGGATCGTACAGGTGGCTCCTTTAAGAACACAACTCTTTGTATTCTAAAATCGATAGTATTCCCTAATTCTTTTAATAGATTTGTGTTGCCTGCTAAGCATAATTTATAAAACCCTCTATCTATTCTGCAGTTACTGGCTTTTTAACTAAGGCAGTAATTACAAAATAGAGTCCGATAAGTATAAAAGGTATACTCAAGACTTGACCCGTATTCAAATCAAAGATCCAATCTTCGCGACCTTCTACTTGTTCTCTTTTAAAGTTTTCTACTATAAGGCGTACCGTCATAAGGAGTAGTAGGAAAAGACCAAATAAAAGACCTGGTTTATTACGCGAGTTTGTTTTCCAATATAAACCGAATAAAATTAAAAAGACAAATACATATCCAAAGGCCTCCATTAATTGACCCGGATAACGATAAGGTATTGCACTTATAATTTCTGCAAACTGAGGATTATCTGTAAGTGCTTGATACGCTTCTTTAGGATTTTTAATAGAAGTAAGGGCTACAGCACGACGTTCTGATATCTCGTCTTGTACAAATTGCATTCCAATGGCGCTGTCTGTAATTTTCCCTACCATTTCAGAATTCAAAAAATTTCCAATTCTAACAAATATAGCTCCAGATGCACACGTGATTACTACGCGATCCAATATCCAAAGTACAGATTTGTGAAGTACTTTTTTATTATATAACCAAAGGCCAAAAATAGTAGCAATGGCTGCACCGTGACTTGCTAAACCTCTAAAGCCTGTAAATTCAAATTCTGGAACAAATCTAAATGGAAGAATTACAGATAACGGATCTTGCCATAGTAATTCGGTTTGATAAAAGAACACATGCCCAAGGCGAGCACCTACAAGTATAGATACTACAGCATAAATAAATAGGCTGTCTAGCTTTTCTACAGGAACATTCTCACGCTCAAACATTTTTTTCATTAAGTAAAATCCTAACGAAAAGGCAACGACAAACATTAAACTGTAAAAGTGAATGGTAAGAAATCCTAGGTCAAGACCAGATATTGGATTCCATGTAAATTTCAGTGGGAGTAACAAATTCATA from Dokdonia sp. Hel_I_53 carries:
- a CDS encoding competence/damage-inducible protein A; this translates as MTAEIITIGDEILIGQIVDTNSVFISKELNKIGVSVYQITSIQDDKQHILEAFDAAQSRVDLVIITGGLGPTKDDITKHTICEYFEDRLVHNQEVLEHITFLFKEYVKKPLLEANKTQAEVPSKAEVLLNRFGTAPGMWLVKGNTIFVSMPGVPHEMKGIMTNEVLPRLQEKCKLPFILHKTFLTYGMGESAIAERIEAFESDLPPSIKLAYLPSLGKVRLRLSSKGSDQALLSKNVEEQCEKLLPLISDIFTGYEDEGEFEEVIANLLIAQGKTLAIAESCTGGNLVERFTSHPGASKYLKGSLVTYATQSKIDILGVDAAIIEKHSVVSSQVAEQMAANARKLYKSDIAIATTGNAGPTKGDSDVEVGTIYIGIATKDKVQSYHFMMGNHRERVIGKTVNKSLELLKALLIKK
- the rpmB gene encoding 50S ribosomal protein L28 yields the protein MSRVCELTGKRAMVGNNVSHAMNKTKRKFNVNLVKKRFYLPEEDKWVTLKVSTSALKNINKKGIDAVIKEARAKGFLTK
- the rpmG gene encoding 50S ribosomal protein L33 yields the protein MAKKGNRVQVILECTEHKATGQPGTSRYITTKNKKNTPDRMELKKFNPVLKKMTVHKEIK
- a CDS encoding DUF4295 domain-containing protein, producing the protein MAKKSVASLQTGSKRLTKAIKMVKSPKTGAYTFVESVMAPDLVNDFLAKK
- the lgt gene encoding prolipoprotein diacylglyceryl transferase, yielding MNLLLPLKFTWNPISGLDLGFLTIHFYSLMFVVAFSLGFYLMKKMFERENVPVEKLDSLFIYAVVSILVGARLGHVFFYQTELLWQDPLSVILPFRFVPEFEFTGFRGLASHGAAIATIFGLWLYNKKVLHKSVLWILDRVVITCASGAIFVRIGNFLNSEMVGKITDSAIGMQFVQDEISERRAVALTSIKNPKEAYQALTDNPQFAEIISAIPYRYPGQLMEAFGYVFVFLILFGLYWKTNSRNKPGLLFGLFLLLLMTVRLIVENFKREQVEGREDWIFDLNTGQVLSIPFILIGLYFVITALVKKPVTAE